In one Streptomyces sp. T12 genomic region, the following are encoded:
- a CDS encoding MarC family protein, with protein MFDLAVFGSLFLTLFVIMDPPGITPIFLALTAGRPAKVQKRMAFQAVCVAGGVIAVFGLLGHQILNYLHVSVPALMIAGGLLLLLIALDLLTGKTDEPKQTKDVNVALVPLGMPLLAGPGAIVSVILAVQKADSAAMQVSVWTAILAIHVVLWLVMRYSLLIIRVIKDGGVVLVTRLAGMMLSAIAVQQIINGVTQVIQVA; from the coding sequence ATGTTCGACCTCGCCGTCTTCGGCTCCCTCTTCCTGACCCTCTTCGTCATCATGGATCCCCCCGGGATCACCCCGATCTTCCTCGCGCTCACCGCCGGTCGTCCGGCCAAGGTGCAGAAGCGGATGGCCTTCCAGGCCGTCTGTGTGGCGGGCGGTGTGATCGCGGTGTTCGGGCTCCTCGGCCACCAGATCCTCAACTACCTGCACGTCTCCGTGCCCGCGCTGATGATCGCGGGCGGGCTGCTGCTCCTGCTGATCGCGCTCGACCTGCTCACCGGCAAGACCGACGAGCCGAAGCAGACCAAGGACGTCAACGTCGCCCTCGTACCGCTGGGCATGCCGCTGCTGGCGGGGCCGGGTGCGATCGTGTCGGTCATCCTCGCCGTGCAGAAGGCCGACAGCGCCGCCATGCAGGTGTCGGTGTGGACGGCGATCCTCGCCATCCATGTCGTGCTGTGGCTCGTGATGCGGTACTCGCTGCTGATCATCCGGGTCATCAAGGACGGCGGCGTGGTCCTGGTGACGCGGCTCGCGGGCATGATGCTGTCGGCGATCGCGGTGCAGCAGATCATCAACGGCGTCACGCAGGTGATCCAGGTCGCCTGA
- a CDS encoding PHP domain-containing protein: MRIDLHTHSTASDGTDTPAELVRNAAAAGLDVVALTDHDTTRGHAEAIAALPHGLTLVTGAELSCRVDGISMHMLAYLFDPEEPTLLAERELVRDDRVPRAQGMVARLNELGVPVTWEQVLRIAGDGSVGRPHVASALVELGVVPTVGDAFTEDWLADGGRAFVEKHETDPFEAIRLIKAAGGVAVFAHPAASKRGRTVPESAIADLAAAGLDGIEVDHMDHDPDTRARLRGLAKELGLLTTGSSDYHGSRKTCVLGEYTTDPEVYGEITRRATGAFPVPGAGGV; this comes from the coding sequence GTGCGCATCGATCTGCACACCCACTCCACCGCTTCCGACGGCACGGACACCCCGGCCGAGCTCGTGCGCAACGCCGCCGCAGCCGGACTGGACGTCGTGGCGCTCACCGATCACGACACCACCCGCGGGCACGCCGAGGCGATCGCCGCGCTGCCGCACGGGCTCACCCTGGTGACCGGTGCGGAGCTGTCCTGCCGTGTCGACGGCATCAGCATGCACATGCTGGCCTACCTCTTCGACCCCGAGGAGCCGACGCTGCTCGCCGAGCGGGAGCTGGTGCGCGACGACCGGGTGCCCCGGGCCCAGGGCATGGTCGCCAGGCTCAACGAGCTGGGCGTGCCCGTCACCTGGGAGCAGGTCCTGCGGATCGCCGGTGACGGCTCGGTCGGCCGGCCGCACGTCGCCTCCGCACTGGTCGAGCTCGGTGTCGTACCGACCGTGGGCGACGCCTTCACCGAGGACTGGCTGGCCGACGGCGGCCGGGCCTTCGTGGAGAAGCACGAGACCGACCCGTTCGAGGCGATCCGGCTGATCAAGGCCGCGGGCGGCGTCGCCGTCTTCGCGCATCCGGCCGCGAGCAAGCGGGGCCGTACGGTGCCGGAGTCCGCGATCGCCGACCTGGCCGCGGCCGGGCTCGACGGCATCGAGGTCGACCACATGGACCACGATCCCGACACGCGTGCGCGGCTGCGCGGGCTCGCGAAGGAGCTCGGGCTGCTGACCACCGGGTCCAGCGACTACCACGGCAGCCGCAAGACCTGCGTGCTCGGCGAGTACACGACCGATCCCGAGGTGTACGGCGAGATCACGCGGCGGGCGACCGGAGCGTTTCCCGTCCCGGGGGCCGGCGGGGTCTAG
- a CDS encoding DUF6758 family protein — MRGEPSCPRCGGRVRAPGLFADTWQCDVHGTVHPVQPVIPPSVEALGVVVHRTQVPVWMPWPLPVGWLFTGVASAGDDRSGGRGAAVACSGPGPLGGMGELILVAEELGVGFGARYAGLDGPDPGPYMNVEKPPQAKVIAAGRPTPLWHVSGTPDDRAVFAGEALGMWLWAVMWPEQSGLLMYDELVLTDLRDAGAEVELVPCGALSPRLLEP; from the coding sequence ATGAGGGGCGAACCCAGTTGCCCGAGGTGTGGTGGCCGGGTCAGGGCTCCCGGACTCTTCGCCGACACCTGGCAGTGCGATGTGCACGGCACCGTGCATCCGGTGCAGCCCGTGATCCCGCCCAGCGTCGAGGCCCTCGGCGTCGTCGTGCATCGCACGCAGGTGCCCGTGTGGATGCCGTGGCCGCTGCCGGTCGGCTGGCTGTTCACGGGTGTGGCGAGCGCGGGCGACGACCGCAGCGGCGGCCGCGGGGCGGCCGTGGCCTGCTCCGGACCCGGCCCGCTCGGCGGCATGGGCGAGCTGATCCTGGTCGCCGAGGAGCTCGGCGTCGGCTTCGGCGCCCGCTACGCCGGCCTCGACGGTCCGGACCCGGGGCCGTATATGAACGTCGAGAAGCCACCCCAGGCCAAGGTCATCGCCGCCGGCCGCCCGACGCCGCTGTGGCATGTCTCCGGCACCCCGGACGACCGTGCCGTGTTCGCGGGGGAGGCGCTCGGGATGTGGCTGTGGGCGGTGATGTGGCCCGAGCAGTCGGGGCTGCTGATGTACGACGAGCTGGTGCTGACGGACCTGCGGGACGCGGGGGCGGAAGTGGAGCTGGTGCCCTGTGGGGCGTTGTCGCCGCGCCTGCTTGAGCCGTAG
- a CDS encoding suppressor of fused domain protein → MADVLPLVEARLRTALGEPDARAAVTFLGTDRIEVLRFQQGEIVRYATLGMSAQPMSDPTAVLADPVKGPRAELVLSVRSGIADTDKVLRPLAVLAASPQVEGVIVAPGASLDVGEPLWPGAPFTSVLVAEAGGLVEDLELDEPADPVHFLPLLPMTPNEAAWKRVHGAQALQERWLANGTDLRDPARTSVPLE, encoded by the coding sequence ATGGCTGATGTTCTTCCTCTGGTCGAGGCCCGGTTGCGCACCGCGCTGGGCGAACCGGACGCGCGCGCGGCGGTCACCTTCCTCGGTACGGACCGCATCGAGGTGCTCCGTTTCCAGCAGGGCGAGATCGTCCGCTACGCCACGCTGGGCATGTCCGCGCAGCCGATGAGCGACCCCACCGCGGTGCTCGCCGACCCGGTCAAGGGGCCGCGCGCCGAGCTGGTCCTCTCCGTCCGTTCCGGCATCGCCGACACCGACAAGGTGCTCCGCCCGCTCGCCGTACTCGCCGCGTCCCCGCAGGTGGAGGGCGTGATCGTGGCCCCGGGCGCCTCCCTGGACGTCGGGGAACCGCTGTGGCCCGGCGCCCCGTTCACCTCGGTCCTGGTCGCCGAGGCGGGCGGCCTGGTGGAGGACCTGGAACTCGACGAGCCCGCCGACCCCGTGCACTTCCTGCCGCTGCTCCCCATGACGCCGAACGAGGCCGCCTGGAAGCGCGTGCACGGCGCCCAGGCCCTCCAGGAGCGCTGGCTGGCGAACGGGACGGACCTTCGGGATCCCGCCCGCACGTCCGTCCCGCTGGAGTGA
- a CDS encoding MFS transporter, with protein MASTSLLRQPKAVWATAGASVVAFMGIGLVDPILPSIASGLNATAGQVSLLFTSYFLITAVAMLVTGFVSSRIGGRKTLLLGLAFVVVFAGLAGTSGSVGELVGFRAGWGLGNALFVSTALAVIVGAAAGGSAAAILLYESALGLGMACGPLLGALLGDASWRYPFFGTAFLMAVGFLCIAAFLKEQPKPARKTSLLDPVKALGHGGLASTAVSAFFYNYTFFTVLAFTPFVLDMTPYRSGAVFFAWGVLLAVFSVVVAPRAQERFGSLRVLGGSLVLLAVDVLVLGYGDHTTAVVCTILSGAFIGVNNTVYTELALGVSDAPRPVASAGYNFVRWFAAAAAPFFAPRIEEWTGSIRIPFVVAAVTAVAGALMVVVRRKALTHEAQELETRHATEDSVTVFAN; from the coding sequence ATGGCATCTACTTCTTTGCTGCGTCAGCCGAAGGCCGTGTGGGCGACCGCCGGCGCGTCCGTCGTCGCCTTCATGGGCATCGGACTCGTCGACCCGATCCTGCCGTCCATCGCGAGCGGTCTGAACGCCACGGCCGGACAGGTCTCCCTGCTCTTCACCTCGTACTTCCTCATCACCGCCGTGGCGATGCTGGTCACCGGCTTCGTCTCCAGCCGGATCGGCGGCCGCAAGACCCTGCTGCTCGGCCTCGCGTTCGTGGTCGTCTTCGCCGGGCTCGCGGGCACCTCCGGATCGGTCGGCGAACTGGTCGGGTTCCGGGCGGGCTGGGGGCTCGGCAACGCGCTCTTCGTCTCCACGGCCCTCGCCGTCATCGTGGGCGCGGCGGCCGGCGGCAGCGCGGCGGCGATCCTGCTGTACGAGTCCGCGCTCGGCCTCGGCATGGCGTGCGGCCCGCTGCTGGGCGCGCTGCTCGGCGACGCCAGCTGGCGTTACCCGTTCTTCGGTACGGCCTTCCTGATGGCGGTCGGCTTCCTGTGCATCGCGGCGTTCCTCAAGGAGCAGCCGAAGCCGGCCCGCAAGACCTCGCTGCTGGACCCGGTCAAGGCACTCGGACACGGCGGCCTGGCGTCCACGGCGGTCTCGGCGTTCTTCTACAACTACACGTTCTTCACGGTGCTGGCCTTCACGCCCTTCGTGCTGGACATGACCCCGTACCGGTCGGGCGCGGTGTTCTTCGCCTGGGGTGTGCTGCTCGCCGTGTTCTCCGTTGTCGTGGCGCCGCGCGCGCAGGAGCGGTTCGGTTCGCTGCGGGTGCTCGGCGGCTCACTGGTGCTGCTCGCCGTGGACGTGCTGGTCCTCGGCTACGGCGACCACACCACCGCCGTCGTCTGCACGATCCTGTCCGGCGCGTTCATCGGCGTGAACAACACCGTCTACACGGAGCTGGCCCTCGGCGTCTCCGACGCGCCTCGCCCCGTGGCGAGCGCGGGCTACAACTTCGTGCGGTGGTTCGCGGCGGCGGCCGCGCCCTTCTTCGCGCCGCGGATCGAGGAGTGGACCGGCAGCATCCGCATCCCGTTCGTGGTGGCGGCCGTCACGGCTGTCGCGGGCGCTCTCATGGTCGTCGTACGGCGGAAGGCGCTCACGCACGAGGCGCAGGAGCTGGAGACGCGGCACGCGACCGAGGACAGCGTCACCGTGTTCGCCAACTGA